A section of the Humulus lupulus chromosome 2, drHumLupu1.1, whole genome shotgun sequence genome encodes:
- the LOC133817639 gene encoding fasciclin-like arabinogalactan protein 21: MARCCTDSWLAPVYITVSVLLAFIAISTSLHSKSEQPSSPTKLNFHELSLNASKALRRAGFNVMATLLQVSPDIFLSSPNSTIFAIQDDAISNSSLPPWLLKNLLQYHTSPLNLPMKYLLKKPLGSCLPTLHREKNIAITKIDLKEGSVDINNVSVTHPDVFLAETISVHGVLEPFSSLDPQDVHQGWNLIQAPTCNSMSVLVSDVVKSTNMVEWSWIVRLLSSNGFVPFAIGLNSVLDEILEDYKGLNSVTIFAPPNLQSLTSPSPLLKRTVWFHILPQRLTYKELTALPAGTLLMTLVRDLSLEVAGAADFKSGLIINGIEIVAPDIFTSKKFTVHGISRAFEVADEVAASGT, from the coding sequence ATGGCTCGTTGTTGCACCGACTCGTGGCTTGCACCAGTCTACATCACCGTGTCTGTACTCTTGGCCTTCATAGCCATCTCAACATCACTGCACTCGAAATCCGAACAACCATCGTCCCCAACCAAACTCAATTTCCATGAACTCTCCCTCAACGCCTCCAAAGCCTTAAGAAGAGCTGGCTTCAACGTCATGGCCACCCTTCTTCAAGTCTCCCCCGATATCTTCCTTTCATCTCCAAACTCGACTATCTTTGCCATTCAAGATGATGCCATCTCCAACTCTTCACTCCCACCATGGCTTCTGAAAAACCTCCTCCAATATCACACCTCTCCACTCAACCTTCCCATGAAATACCTCTTAAAGAAGCCTCTAGGGAGTTGCTTGCCGACCCTTCACCGGGAAAAGAATATCGCCATCACTAAGATCGACTTGAAAGAAGGATCAGTTGATATCAACAACGTTTCAGTGACTCACCCGGATGTATTTCTTGCAGAAACCATTTCGGTCCACGGCGTTCTTGAGCCGTTTTCTTCGTTGGATCCTCAAGATGTTCATCAGGGTTGGAACCTTATCCAAGCACCCACATGCAACTCAATGTCTGTTCTAGTTTCGGATGTTGTTAAATCCACGAACATGGTTGAGTGGTCGTGGATTGTCAGATTGCTGAGTTCAAACGGCTTTGTTCCTTTCGCTATCGGATTAAATTCTGTTCTTGATGAGATTCTTGAAGATTACAAGGGATTGAATTCTGTGACAATCTTTGCACCTCCAAATTTGCAGTCTTTGACATCTCCTTCGCCCCTACTCAAAAGAACAGTGTGGTTTCATATACTTCCTCAGAGGTTAACGTACAAAGAACTTACTGCATTGCCTGCTGGAACGTTGCTCATGACATTGGTTCGTGATCTCTCTCTCGAAGTTGCAGGGGCCGCAGATTTCAAAAGCGGACTAATAATTAATGGAATCGAAATCGTGGCGCCTGATATTTTCACTTCAAAGAAGTTCACGGTACATGGGATTTCTCGAGCCTTTGAGGTTGCAGATGAAGTAGCTGCATCTGGAACATAG
- the LOC133817640 gene encoding uncharacterized protein LOC133817640 gives MEKHVQNFLNKLSYVFIAIASVTLLFLFLQIPDTCVLHSSAKTHLRFPRSSCDYPSPREIVTIEKKNKRLWSTRSWQNKVSSFVQFFQPFRDLGLLHNHSKVLCVSVGAGHEVMGLTQMGVIDVTGTELVDSPPLVSRADPHNLPFFDNVFDLAFSAHLGEAMFPSRFVSEMERTVRPGGVSVIVVDECGDEETSEIVDLFKNSIFVNAINVTLTGLRMTSIVMRTQKIPS, from the coding sequence ATGGAGAAGCACGTACAGAATTTTCTCAACAAGCTATCCTATGTCTTCATAGCCATAGCCTCGGTCACCCTTCTTTTTCTCTTCCTCCAAATCCCCGACACCTGCGTCCTACACTCCTCCGCCAAAACCCACCTCAGATTCCCCAGATCCTCCTGCGATTACCCCTCACCGCGCGAAATCGTCACCATCGAGAAGAAGAATAAGCGCCTCTGGTCCACCCGGTCTTGGCAAAACAAAGTCTCCTCCTTTGTCCAATTCTTCCAACCATTTCGAGATCTGGGCCTTCTCCATAACCACTCCAAAGTCCTTTGCGTCTCCGTCGGCGCCGGCCACGAGGTCATGGGCCTGACCCAAATGGGTGTCATTGACGTCACCGGAACCGAGTTGGTGGACTCGCCGCCGCTGGTGAGTCGGGCCGACCCCCATAACTTGCCGTTTTTTGATAATGTGTTCGATTTGGCTTTCAGTGCCCACTTGGGCGAGGCGATGTTCCCGTCGCGATTCGTTTCGGAGATGGAGAGGACAGTTCGGCCTGGTGGGGTTTCTGTGATTGTCGTTGACGAATGTGGGGATGAGGAAACAAGCGAAATTGTGGATTTATTTAAGAATTCGATATTTGTTAATGCCATTAATGTTACATTGACTGGACTGAGAATGACAAGCATTGTTATGAGGACCCAAAAAATTCCATCTTGA